Proteins encoded together in one Thermodesulfobacteriota bacterium window:
- a CDS encoding transcriptional regulator yields the protein MIQAKTTRQAITDELLLGLKTIRDLSQTLSISEKEVIAHLPHVKQSAKHKGYDFVMEPSKCLKCGFIFEHREKWAKPSRCPECKEEKITTPMFGLTSR from the coding sequence ATGATACAAGCTAAAACAACTCGACAGGCAATTACAGATGAACTTCTGTTGGGATTGAAGACAATAAGGGACCTATCTCAGACACTAAGCATTTCAGAAAAAGAAGTAATTGCACACTTACCTCATGTAAAACAATCCGCAAAACATAAGGGATATGATTTTGTAATGGAGCCCTCGAAGTGTCTAAAATGTGGATTTATATTTGAGCATAGAGAGAAGTGGGCTAAGCCGAGTAGATGTCCAGAGTGTAAGGAGGAGAAGATAACTACTCCGATGTTTGGGCTAACCTCTAGGTAA
- a CDS encoding MBL fold metallo-hydrolase has protein sequence MATVTEIAPDVYRISIYVGDFDLQFNHFLVRDEEPLIYHTGMRKMFPELYEAASKLVDPKTIRWISWSHFEVDECGGLNEWLNAAPLAEPACSVVGALVNISDFAIRPPRGLQKEDVLTTGKYRFRYVSTPHLPHGWDAGSLFEETNGTLFCSDLFHQTGKVEPVTESDE, from the coding sequence ATGGCCACAGTGACCGAAATTGCCCCGGATGTGTACCGCATCTCAATATATGTTGGGGACTTTGACTTACAGTTTAACCATTTTCTTGTCAGGGATGAAGAACCTCTCATTTATCATACAGGTATGCGAAAAATGTTCCCCGAGCTGTACGAAGCTGCTTCGAAACTGGTTGATCCAAAGACTATACGCTGGATAAGCTGGAGCCATTTTGAGGTTGACGAATGTGGCGGTCTTAATGAATGGCTGAATGCAGCACCACTGGCAGAGCCGGCATGCAGTGTCGTTGGGGCTCTTGTAAACATTAGTGACTTTGCGATTCGGCCGCCTAGGGGCCTCCAGAAAGAGGACGTGCTGACTACGGGGAAATATCGTTTCCGATACGTTTCAACCCCTCACCTACCCCACGGCTGGGATGCAGGATCGCTATTTGAAGAAACAAACGGCACGTTGTTCTGTTCCGACCTTTTTCATCAAACGGGCAAAGTAGAGCCTGTCACGGAGTCCGATGAAAT